Part of the Anticarsia gemmatalis isolate Benzon Research Colony breed Stoneville strain chromosome 14, ilAntGemm2 primary, whole genome shotgun sequence genome, TTCATTTATTATCTCAACATACAACAGAAGCATTAGCTAGTCAATGCAAAAAGtcataattcaattaattatgaCTTTTGATATCATTTCTGTACCAAGTGGAGTTCTTAGATCTCTGCCTGCCCCTATAGGAAAATTTATATGAAGATATGAAAAGTAATATGATGACATTGATTGTAAATATGATTTCTTTGTTGCAGTGTATGAAACCACGTACGAAACAGCTAAGAACTTACCCAAGTTGATGTGTGTGATAACCGGCAAGGGTCCTATGAAGGAACACTATCTCAAACTCATAGCAGAGAAGAACTGGCAGCACATTACAGTGATAACACCCTGGTTAGAGGCAGCAGACTATCCTAAGATGGTTGCTAGTGCTGATTTAGGAGTCTGTTTACATACTAGTTCATCAGGCCTGGATCTGCCCATGAAGGTCGTGGACATGTTTGGAGCTGGACTTCCTGTTTGTGCTTTTGATTTTCTATGGTAAGATGTTATTTGTATACCTGCATATTTAATAAGTCATATATTGAAATAgcatattatgaataataaccTTATCCTGTTTATGTGCATCCTGtgtgtaaaattatttccaTATGAATTTCATAAAGACTAAACTACACTATTATAAAGTAAACTTAGCTTAAACTGATAAAGATTTTGAGTAAGATTACTATAAATATATGCCTACCCCCATTGAAAAAAGAAGTTTCATTTATGTATGAACGATAACAATAAGTTAATCCAAGAGCATTATATTATAGGCAACTATGCcaaccatataaaaatactacaaaattgTGATCTAaactcaatttaatttaaatattcttctttTACAGTCTAGATGAATTAGTGGAAGAAGGAATAAATGGGTACACCTTCAAGAACAGTGATGAACTAGCAAAACAAATAGTGAATTGGTTCCGAGAGTTCCCTACCAATGAGAGACAGAACCACATAGCAGAGAGAATGAGGAGTGAACTGGCGAAATTTCAGAAGACGAGATGGGAAGAAAACTGGAACCTCAGAGTCAAGAAGTATTTTACATCATGATTTCTATCAAAGTATTAAGtgctgtttttaaatttttaattaaatgtaaaatgaattattgcagtattcaactttttttttgaaatcaagTTCTTAACAAAGTTAACACTTGTGACTATTATTATAGTCAGGTGTGTAGGTGATAGGatttaaaacttttcaaattgGATAAGGCTCTCTAAGTCCCATATGCTAGTCTCATGTTCTTGAAACAAGCTGTAGAACAAAAAAGGATAATAACATATTTAGCCTGTATTGTTTCCCTGCTAGGTTTCTCATGTAATGgcatgaaataaacaaaaacacaacttttcaaaatacactttgtattcaaaaatataacatacacTTAAACTAAGAGTCTTTCAATTTCTTGTTGAATGCTCTGAATCTGGGGTTTGAGCTGTGAGCCTTCATTGATAGTGATGGAGCACGCAATGATTGGCCGAGATACTCCACATGCTCGCCCGAGAGCTTGCTTAGACCTAACAAATACATAAGGTACATTTTTGTCCTCACAGAGGATAGGAATGTGTAACACAATTTCCAATGGCTCAGCATCAGCAGCCATTATGATGAACTCGGAGAGTCCCCGGTTCAATGTCTTGGTGGCTTCGTTGGCGCCTTTACGCA contains:
- the hoip gene encoding NHP2-like protein 1 hoip → MADEAAVNPKAYPLADAPLTAKILNLVQQAANYKQLRKGANEATKTLNRGLSEFIIMAADAEPLEIVLHIPILCEDKNVPYVFVRSKQALGRACGVSRPIIACSITINEGSQLKPQIQSIQQEIERLLV